In Macadamia integrifolia cultivar HAES 741 chromosome 12, SCU_Mint_v3, whole genome shotgun sequence, the following are encoded in one genomic region:
- the LOC122094836 gene encoding uncharacterized mitochondrial protein AtMg00810-like yields the protein MADPTLYRSIVGALQYVSLTRPDVSFSVNRVFQFMHAPTEDDWALVKRILRYLKQTQSHGLLFGRSATPFMLQAFSDANWARNGDDRKSTGGYAIYLGSNLIPLSSQKQRTIARSSTESKYKALADAVLEIGVRVSLS from the exons ATGGCTGATCCCACTCTTTATCGCTCGATTGTTGGCGCTCTCCAATATGTGTCTCTAACTCGACCCGATGTCTCTTTTTCGGTCAATCGTGTCtttcagtttatgcatgctccgaCCGAGGATGATTGGGCCCTTGTAAAGCGAATTCTCAGATATCTGAAGCAAACACAGTCTCATGGTCTTCTTTTTGGCCGATCCGCTACACCATTCATGCTCCAAGCCTTCTCAGATGCTAATTGGGCTAGAAATGGTGATGATAGGAAATCCACTGGAGGTTATGCTATCTATCTTGGTTCTAACCTAATCCCCTTGTCTTCTCAAAAACAACGAACCATAGCTCGTTCCTCCACTGAATCAAAGTATAAAGCTCTGGCCGATGCTGTTCTagagataggggtccgtgtcag tctaagctag